In the Tautonia plasticadhaerens genome, one interval contains:
- a CDS encoding ABC transporter permease, producing MIPIKYNVRNLRVRWATTLLAVLATGLVVWSSCVLFGFIDGLQHSLDVSGDPLDLIVLRNGSTTDVNSGFEAAKADELANLDGVARDANGSLLAAPEVVTIPIVERRDGSRANVTLRGVVPASRALRPAFTIVRGRDLEPGKGECLASVNLSRRFKGAGLGEEFRISSNESYRVVGIFTAGGSAAESEIWADIGDLRRNTGREGSVSCVQFRAASAADRDRLRATIRDDERFGLLAMDEVDYFQSQTESGAFLKAAGILIALLLSIGAMFASANTMFSAVKSRSREIGTMRALGFRGRDILASFLSESLLLCLLGGALGLLATLPLSNLTFGTSNFSTFSEVTINFRFGPWVLGGALVMTAAMGLFGGLFPAVRAVRMNVIDALREV from the coding sequence ATGATCCCGATCAAATACAACGTCCGCAACCTCCGGGTCCGGTGGGCGACCACGCTGCTGGCCGTCCTGGCGACGGGCCTGGTCGTATGGTCGTCGTGCGTGCTCTTCGGCTTCATCGACGGCCTGCAGCACAGCCTCGACGTCTCGGGCGACCCGCTCGACCTGATCGTCCTGCGTAACGGCTCGACGACCGACGTCAACAGCGGGTTCGAGGCCGCGAAGGCCGACGAGCTCGCCAACCTCGACGGCGTCGCCCGGGATGCCAACGGGAGCCTGCTGGCAGCGCCCGAGGTGGTAACCATCCCAATTGTTGAGCGCCGCGACGGCAGCCGGGCCAATGTCACCCTGCGCGGGGTCGTGCCCGCGTCTCGGGCGCTCCGGCCCGCCTTCACGATCGTCCGGGGCCGCGACCTGGAGCCGGGCAAGGGCGAATGCCTCGCCAGCGTCAACCTGTCCCGGCGGTTCAAGGGGGCCGGGCTCGGTGAGGAGTTCCGGATCAGCAGCAACGAATCCTACCGCGTTGTCGGCATCTTCACCGCCGGCGGCAGCGCCGCCGAGAGTGAGATCTGGGCCGACATCGGCGACCTCCGCCGCAACACCGGCCGCGAGGGGAGCGTCTCCTGCGTGCAATTCCGAGCCGCATCAGCCGCCGACCGCGACCGGCTCAGGGCGACGATCCGCGACGACGAGCGCTTCGGCCTCCTCGCCATGGACGAGGTCGACTACTTCCAGAGCCAGACCGAGTCGGGGGCCTTCCTCAAGGCGGCCGGCATCCTGATCGCGCTGCTGCTCTCGATCGGGGCCATGTTCGCCTCGGCGAATACGATGTTCTCGGCGGTCAAGTCCCGCTCCCGGGAGATCGGGACGATGCGGGCGCTGGGCTTCCGGGGGCGGGACATCCTCGCCTCCTTCCTCAGCGAGTCGCTGCTGCTCTGCCTGCTGGGCGGCGCGCTCGGCCTCCTGGCGACCCTGCCCTTGTCGAACCTGACCTTCGGCACGAGCAACTTCTCGACCTTCTCGGAGGTGACGATCAACTTCCGGTTCGGCCCCTGGGTGCTGGGCGGTGCGCTGGTCATGACGGCCGCGATGGGCCTCTTCGGCGGCCTCTTCCCCGCCGTGCGCGCCGTCCGCATGAATGTCATCGACGCCCTCCGGGAGGTTTGA
- a CDS encoding ABC transporter permease, protein MKFLGYITRNTRRNPVRTLLTVASVGISLFLMMILISFIALYREVAADSRQYNRLMTMSAQGFAQPVPISLVNQIRAWQEGDEVPGIVAISPLSWFGGRVGEERATFAQFGVDADALFAVYGELTIPPEQLSAFRNDRTSCVVGRKLAEEGVLVGEDRDLAVGDVIRLKGDIYPIDLDMKVAGIYDGPDNADLRSVFFHFDLMEEALKRNPMGSNMAGNAGSIVIKCTGPVAMTAVAEKIDAETRNSDVPTRTQSEEAFVQMFAEMLGDMRDYIFYVGMAVVFSLVCVSGVAMAMAMRERTTEVAVLKAIGFGKGLVLFLVLAEATLIAGLGGMAGALGAKALFDVIDVSPYTGGFLPFFSVPWDVALLGLGVSLVIGLISGVVPAAQAARLSVVNGLRKVV, encoded by the coding sequence ATGAAGTTCCTCGGCTACATCACCCGGAATACCCGGCGCAATCCGGTGCGGACCTTGCTGACGGTCGCCTCGGTGGGCATCAGCCTGTTCCTGATGATGATCCTGATCTCCTTCATCGCGCTCTACCGGGAGGTGGCGGCCGACTCGCGCCAGTACAACCGGCTGATGACCATGAGCGCCCAGGGCTTCGCCCAGCCGGTGCCGATCTCGCTGGTCAATCAGATCCGGGCCTGGCAGGAGGGTGACGAGGTCCCGGGGATCGTCGCGATCAGCCCGCTCTCCTGGTTCGGGGGGCGCGTCGGCGAGGAGCGGGCGACCTTCGCCCAGTTCGGCGTCGACGCCGACGCCCTCTTCGCCGTCTACGGCGAGCTGACGATCCCCCCCGAGCAGCTCAGCGCCTTCCGCAACGACCGGACGTCCTGCGTCGTCGGCCGCAAGCTAGCCGAGGAGGGCGTCTTGGTGGGCGAGGATCGGGACCTCGCGGTCGGCGACGTCATCCGCCTCAAGGGGGACATCTACCCGATCGACCTGGACATGAAGGTCGCCGGCATCTACGACGGCCCGGACAACGCCGACCTCCGCTCGGTCTTCTTCCACTTCGACTTGATGGAGGAGGCGCTCAAGCGGAACCCGATGGGCAGCAACATGGCCGGTAACGCCGGCAGCATCGTCATCAAATGCACCGGCCCGGTCGCGATGACGGCCGTCGCCGAGAAGATCGACGCCGAGACGCGCAACAGCGACGTCCCCACGCGGACGCAGTCCGAAGAGGCGTTCGTGCAGATGTTCGCCGAGATGCTCGGCGACATGCGCGACTACATCTTCTACGTCGGGATGGCCGTCGTCTTCTCGCTGGTCTGCGTCTCAGGGGTGGCCATGGCCATGGCGATGCGGGAGCGGACCACGGAGGTCGCGGTGCTCAAGGCGATCGGCTTCGGTAAGGGCCTGGTCCTGTTCCTGGTGCTGGCCGAGGCGACGCTGATCGCCGGCCTCGGCGGCATGGCGGGGGCGCTGGGGGCCAAGGCCCTCTTCGATGTCATCGACGTGTCGCCCTACACCGGGGGCTTCCTCCCGTTCTTCTCCGTGCCGTGGGATGTGGCGCTGCTGGGGCTGGGCGTCTCGCTGGTCATCGGCCTGATCAGCGGCGTCGTGCCGGCGGCCCAGGCGGCCCGGCTCTCGGTGGTCAACGGCCTGAGGAAGGTGGTCTGA
- a CDS encoding ABC transporter ATP-binding protein — protein MSVPSIVLRNVSKEYRRDQIRVPVLSELDLEVDQGEFLALMGPSGSGKTTLLNLIAGLDRPTAGEVIVHDQDIAQMSDSAITRWRSANVGFIFQLYNLIPVLSAVENVELPLLLTRLSRRQRRERARTALRIVGMEGREDHYPRQLSGGQEQRVAIARAVVTDPYLLVADEPTGDLDRDTAEEILGLLELLHREFRKTIVMVTHDPLAARRAGRLLRLDKGRLVGDSQSEPTSSLEAAS, from the coding sequence ATGTCCGTCCCGTCGATCGTGCTGCGGAACGTGTCGAAGGAGTATCGGCGCGACCAGATCCGCGTCCCCGTGCTCAGCGAGCTGGACCTGGAAGTCGATCAGGGGGAGTTCCTCGCCCTGATGGGCCCCTCGGGGTCCGGCAAGACGACGCTGCTCAACCTCATCGCCGGCCTGGACCGGCCGACCGCCGGCGAGGTGATCGTCCACGACCAGGACATCGCGCAGATGTCCGACTCGGCGATCACCCGGTGGCGTTCGGCCAACGTGGGGTTCATCTTCCAGCTCTACAACCTGATCCCGGTGCTCTCGGCGGTCGAGAACGTCGAGCTGCCGCTGCTGCTGACCCGGCTCTCGCGCCGCCAGCGGCGCGAGCGGGCGCGGACGGCCCTGCGGATCGTCGGCATGGAGGGCCGAGAGGACCACTACCCGCGCCAGCTCTCCGGCGGGCAGGAGCAGCGCGTGGCCATCGCCCGGGCCGTCGTCACCGACCCCTACCTCCTCGTGGCCGACGAGCCGACGGGCGACCTCGACCGCGACACCGCCGAGGAGATCCTCGGGCTGCTCGAATTGCTCCACCGCGAGTTCCGCAAGACGATCGTCATGGTCACCCACGACCCCCTGGCCGCCCGTCGCGCCGGACGGCTGCTCCGGCTGGACAAGGGCCGCCTGGTCGGCGACAGCCAGTCCGAGCCGACCTCCTCGCTGGAGGCCGCATCATGA
- a CDS encoding efflux RND transporter periplasmic adaptor subunit: protein MSRPRTEGERPAADRDRSLRDEVASLRIERDATAVRPGRSRGGRGPGALLLWLIPLGMLAGAGYFGYNRMEQLRPKREVEVASVQRMTVGEAEKLLSAKGYLQSCRQAAVGTKIPGRIARLMVDERSEVRKGDLIAVLEHNELDAALRTKRAMIERARAELQEAKADKAEKERSADRVRRLRSSNVATIEELDKAIAGRDMASARVEALEAGIGVLEAEAAEVEESVRNMQIIAPFDGTVVSLDAQLGETVNTMSLGTSGGRSAIVTIADLAHLEVETDVAESLLSRIAPGQPAEIAVGAVPGRTYRGRLSKIIPQGDRSRGTVKVEVEILDPDDRLFPELAATVHFLPDSSVDNPDAGRTLMFVDKRAIIDEGGHTVAWVVDDRGRLRKRRVEVVVNQDDLARIEAGLEAGEAVVVGPPAGLNEGEEVRVAD from the coding sequence ATGAGCCGTCCCAGGACCGAGGGAGAACGACCAGCGGCGGATCGGGACCGCTCGCTGCGGGACGAGGTGGCGTCCCTGCGTATCGAGCGCGATGCGACCGCCGTCCGCCCCGGCCGAAGTCGCGGGGGCCGGGGGCCGGGAGCGTTGCTGCTCTGGCTAATCCCGTTGGGGATGCTCGCTGGGGCGGGCTATTTCGGCTACAATCGGATGGAGCAGCTGAGGCCGAAGCGCGAGGTGGAGGTCGCGTCGGTGCAGCGGATGACCGTCGGCGAGGCCGAGAAGCTGCTCAGCGCCAAGGGCTACCTCCAGTCGTGTCGCCAGGCGGCTGTCGGGACGAAGATCCCCGGCCGGATCGCCCGGCTGATGGTCGACGAGCGGTCGGAGGTCCGCAAGGGAGACCTGATCGCCGTACTCGAGCACAACGAGCTGGACGCCGCGCTGCGGACCAAGCGCGCGATGATCGAGCGGGCTCGGGCCGAGCTGCAGGAGGCGAAGGCCGACAAGGCGGAGAAGGAGCGGTCGGCCGACCGCGTCCGCCGACTCCGCTCCTCCAACGTGGCTACCATCGAGGAGCTAGACAAGGCGATCGCCGGCCGGGACATGGCCTCGGCCCGTGTCGAGGCCCTGGAGGCCGGCATCGGCGTGCTCGAGGCCGAGGCCGCCGAGGTCGAGGAATCTGTCCGGAACATGCAAATCATCGCCCCGTTCGACGGCACGGTCGTCAGCCTCGACGCCCAGCTCGGCGAGACGGTCAACACCATGAGCCTGGGGACCTCCGGAGGCCGCTCGGCCATCGTGACGATCGCCGACCTGGCCCACCTGGAGGTCGAGACCGACGTCGCCGAGAGCCTCCTGTCCCGGATCGCCCCCGGTCAGCCGGCCGAGATCGCCGTCGGCGCCGTGCCGGGCCGGACCTACCGGGGCCGACTGAGCAAGATCATCCCCCAGGGCGACCGCTCCCGGGGCACAGTCAAGGTCGAGGTCGAGATCCTCGACCCGGACGACCGTCTGTTCCCCGAGCTGGCCGCCACGGTCCACTTCCTCCCCGACTCGTCGGTGGACAACCCCGACGCGGGGCGTACTCTCATGTTCGTCGACAAGCGGGCGATCATCGACGAGGGCGGGCACACCGTCGCCTGGGTCGTCGACGATCGGGGCCGACTCCGGAAGCGTCGGGTCGAGGTCGTCGTCAACCAGGACGACCTGGCCCGGATCGAGGCCGGCCTGGAGGCCGGCGAGGCCGTCGTCGTGGGCCCTCCGGCCGGCCTGAATGAGGGCGAGGAGGTCCGGGTCGCCGACTGA
- a CDS encoding thiolase family protein, translating into MDSPVILSARRTPIGKFRGSLSGLGAPELGAAAIAAAVAQSGVDPTDVDEVIMGIALAAGVGQAPARRAALAAGLPVTVAALTINKVCGSGLKAVMLAAQAVRAGDAEAVVAGGMESMSRAPFVLPRDGPALGDRTLIDSLLHDGLSCARSGKAMGRIADALACGDAITRHEQDAYALESHRRAVRAREEGAFQAEIVPVSVPRRGEAVEVTNDEGPRPDADPARMAALPAAFGLGGTVTAGNASMISDGAAAVVVASPRLAGRLGRRPLARVIAGATAGVEPEDLFVAPVAAIRRALDRAGLTIGQIDRFELNEAFAAQMIACNRRLGLPADRVNEHGGAIALGHPIGASGARALVTLLHTLDRCGGRFGLVSLCLGGGNAVAMVVERPI; encoded by the coding sequence ATGGATTCCCCCGTCATCCTCTCGGCACGCCGGACGCCGATCGGCAAGTTCCGCGGCTCGCTGTCCGGACTCGGGGCCCCCGAGCTGGGGGCGGCGGCCATCGCCGCGGCCGTGGCCCAGAGCGGCGTCGATCCGACGGACGTGGACGAGGTGATCATGGGCATCGCCCTCGCCGCCGGGGTCGGCCAGGCGCCGGCGCGGCGAGCGGCGCTGGCGGCCGGGCTGCCGGTGACGGTCGCCGCGCTCACGATCAACAAGGTCTGCGGATCGGGCCTGAAGGCGGTGATGCTCGCGGCGCAGGCCGTCCGGGCCGGCGACGCGGAGGCGGTCGTCGCCGGAGGCATGGAGAGCATGAGCCGGGCCCCCTTCGTGCTTCCCCGCGACGGCCCCGCCCTGGGCGATCGCACGCTGATCGACTCGCTGTTGCACGATGGCCTCTCCTGCGCCCGCAGCGGCAAGGCGATGGGCCGGATCGCCGACGCGCTGGCCTGCGGCGACGCGATCACCCGACATGAGCAGGACGCCTACGCCCTGGAGAGCCACCGGCGGGCGGTCCGGGCGCGGGAGGAGGGGGCCTTCCAGGCGGAGATCGTGCCCGTCTCCGTGCCGAGGCGCGGGGAGGCCGTCGAGGTCACGAACGACGAGGGTCCCCGCCCGGATGCGGACCCCGCCCGGATGGCCGCGCTTCCGGCGGCATTCGGCCTGGGGGGCACGGTGACGGCGGGCAATGCGTCGATGATCAGCGACGGGGCGGCGGCGGTCGTCGTCGCCTCGCCCCGACTGGCGGGGCGGCTCGGCAGGCGTCCGCTCGCGAGGGTCATCGCCGGGGCGACCGCCGGTGTCGAGCCCGAAGACCTGTTCGTAGCTCCTGTCGCGGCGATCCGCCGGGCCCTTGACCGCGCCGGGCTGACCATCGGCCAGATTGACCGCTTCGAGTTGAACGAGGCCTTTGCCGCCCAGATGATCGCATGTAACCGCAGGCTCGGCCTGCCTGCCGATCGCGTCAACGAGCACGGCGGGGCGATCGCGCTCGGGCACCCGATCGGCGCCAGCGGGGCCCGGGCACTCGTCACGCTGCTGCACACGCTCGACCGGTGCGGGGGCCGGTTCGGGCTCGTCTCGCTCTGCCTCGGGGGCGGCAACGCGGTGGCGATGGTCGTCGAACGACCGATCTGA
- a CDS encoding AMP-binding protein — translation MGEPHAPWVDGLTIGQALRASAGRFGEREAIVFPLADFRCTYEAFDRQIDAVARGLIGLGFGRGDRFGVWSTNWPEWVLLQFSAARVGVVLVTINPSYRASEAKYALAQSEVLGLGLIARFKTSAYFEMLAEICPELAGSTPGALHSAELPHLRWVVALRGDPPPGMLGWGGLVDAGRDVPPEALAEREAQILPEDPINLQYTSGTTGFPKGAVLSHRNLLLNAFYAGRNMRLDHRDRIGIPVPLYHCFGCVLGTLVSAVYGAAMVFPHEAFRPEATLDALERERCTAVYGVPTMFIAMFEHPSYAGRDLGALRTGIMAGSPCPIELMRRVTTEMGAEEITIGYGQTEASPLISQTRWDDPIELRVGTVGCPLPGVEVRIVDPVTGRECPDGTSGELCARGHCVMQGYFNMPDRTAEVIDPEGWLHTGDLAMREPNGYIRITGRLKDMIIRGGENIAPREVEELLYRHPKVEDVQVVGVPSRTYGEEVLACVKLRAGQSATEDEIRDFCAASLAHFKVPRYVQFLDAFPTTVTGKIQKYKLREQAVRAFGLEADAGIETA, via the coding sequence ATGGGTGAACCGCATGCGCCCTGGGTCGACGGCCTGACGATCGGCCAGGCCCTCCGCGCGTCGGCGGGCCGCTTCGGCGAGCGGGAGGCGATCGTCTTCCCGCTCGCCGATTTCCGATGCACCTACGAGGCCTTCGACCGCCAGATCGACGCGGTCGCCCGGGGGCTGATCGGGCTCGGCTTCGGGCGTGGCGACCGCTTCGGCGTCTGGTCGACCAACTGGCCCGAGTGGGTCCTGCTCCAGTTCTCCGCGGCCCGCGTCGGCGTCGTCCTGGTGACGATCAACCCGTCCTACCGAGCGAGCGAGGCGAAGTACGCCCTGGCGCAGTCGGAGGTGCTCGGCCTGGGCCTGATCGCGCGGTTCAAGACCTCGGCGTACTTCGAGATGCTCGCGGAGATCTGCCCCGAGCTGGCCGGATCGACGCCCGGGGCGCTGCACTCGGCCGAGCTGCCCCACCTGCGATGGGTCGTCGCCCTGCGGGGCGACCCCCCGCCCGGGATGCTGGGCTGGGGCGGCCTAGTCGACGCCGGCCGCGACGTTCCTCCCGAGGCCCTCGCCGAACGGGAAGCCCAGATCCTGCCCGAGGACCCGATCAATCTGCAATATACCTCCGGCACGACCGGCTTCCCCAAGGGGGCCGTGCTGTCGCATCGGAACCTGCTCTTGAATGCATTTTACGCCGGCCGGAACATGCGGCTCGACCACCGGGACCGCATCGGCATCCCGGTGCCGCTCTACCACTGCTTCGGCTGCGTGCTGGGGACCCTGGTCTCCGCGGTCTACGGGGCTGCGATGGTCTTCCCGCACGAGGCGTTTCGGCCCGAGGCGACGCTCGACGCCCTGGAGCGCGAGCGCTGCACCGCCGTCTACGGCGTGCCGACGATGTTCATCGCGATGTTCGAGCACCCGAGCTACGCCGGCCGCGACCTCGGCGCGCTGCGCACGGGCATCATGGCCGGCAGCCCATGCCCGATCGAGCTGATGCGCCGGGTGACGACCGAGATGGGGGCCGAGGAGATCACCATCGGCTACGGCCAGACCGAGGCGTCCCCCCTGATCTCGCAGACGCGGTGGGACGACCCGATCGAGCTGCGCGTGGGCACCGTCGGGTGCCCGCTGCCCGGGGTCGAGGTCCGGATCGTCGATCCCGTCACCGGCCGGGAATGCCCCGACGGCACCTCGGGCGAGCTCTGCGCCCGCGGTCATTGCGTAATGCAGGGATACTTCAATATGCCAGATCGGACGGCCGAGGTGATCGACCCCGAGGGCTGGCTCCACACCGGCGACCTCGCGATGCGCGAGCCGAACGGCTACATCCGCATCACGGGGAGGCTCAAGGACATGATCATCCGGGGCGGCGAGAACATCGCCCCGCGCGAGGTCGAGGAGCTGCTCTACCGGCACCCGAAGGTCGAGGACGTGCAGGTCGTCGGCGTCCCGAGCCGGACGTATGGCGAGGAGGTGCTGGCCTGCGTCAAGCTCCGCGCCGGCCAGTCGGCCACCGAGGACGAGATCCGCGACTTCTGCGCCGCCTCGCTCGCCCACTTCAAGGTGCCCCGATACGTCCAGTTCCTCGACGCCTTCCCCACGACCGTCACCGGCAAGATCCAGAAGTATAAGCTCCGCGAGCAGGCGGTCCGCGCCTTCGGTCTGGAGGCCGACGCCGGGATCGAGACCGCGTGA
- a CDS encoding SDR family NAD(P)-dependent oxidoreductase yields MQLDGRTFLIAGGSSGLGAACARRLTGRGASVVIADIDERRGATLASELGDRAAFAPADVTDEDGVGRAIATARDRFGDLHGAVVCAGIHRAEKVLRRDGVASLDAFRRVVEVNLVGTFNVVRLAADALRSAPEGEDGERGVIVMTSSIAAYESQVGQAAYAASKGGVASMTLPIARELSRFGIRVVSVAPGVFETPMMVGVAEDVRRSLADQIPFPPRFGQPDEFAALVEHIITNRMLNGAVLRLDGAMRMQAR; encoded by the coding sequence ATGCAGCTCGACGGCCGCACCTTCCTGATCGCCGGGGGCAGCTCCGGCCTCGGCGCCGCCTGCGCCCGACGCCTCACGGGCCGGGGGGCGAGCGTCGTCATCGCCGACATCGACGAGCGGCGGGGGGCGACCCTCGCCTCCGAGCTGGGCGATCGCGCGGCCTTCGCCCCGGCGGACGTGACCGATGAGGACGGCGTGGGGCGCGCCATCGCGACGGCACGCGACCGCTTCGGCGATCTGCACGGGGCCGTCGTCTGCGCCGGCATCCACCGGGCGGAGAAGGTCCTCCGGCGCGACGGGGTCGCCTCGCTCGACGCCTTCCGCCGCGTGGTCGAGGTCAACCTCGTCGGCACGTTCAACGTCGTCCGCCTCGCCGCCGACGCCCTCCGATCGGCCCCCGAGGGGGAGGACGGCGAGCGGGGGGTGATCGTCATGACCTCATCGATCGCCGCGTATGAGAGCCAGGTCGGGCAGGCGGCCTACGCGGCGTCGAAGGGCGGCGTGGCGTCGATGACCCTGCCGATCGCCCGGGAGCTGTCGCGGTTCGGCATCCGGGTCGTGAGCGTCGCCCCGGGCGTCTTCGAGACGCCGATGATGGTCGGCGTCGCCGAGGACGTCCGCCGATCGCTCGCCGATCAGATCCCGTTCCCCCCCCGGTTCGGGCAGCCGGACGAGTTCGCTGCGCTGGTCGAGCACATCATCACGAATCGGATGCTCAACGGCGCCGTCCTCCGACTCGACGGCGCGATGCGCATGCAGGCCCGGTAG
- a CDS encoding acyl-CoA dehydrogenase family protein has product MSAPTTESRDEQALEREKQVKQAEELLFAGPQRLGVAKGLFWGRFVADWVFPYPTLGDERPKVEAALAELRGFCDAHLDPVAIDRQADIPRAVIDGLGRLGVLGMTAPEAMGGRGFSQGAYCKILEELGSRCSSTSIFVNAHHSIGMRALLLFGTDEQKRRWLPGLIRGEALAAFALTEPEAGSDAANVQTTATPSGDGSHYVLNGQKRYITNGGIADVLTVMARTPVPGREGTAVTAFLVTPDIPGFRVVEARAAKLGIRGTATGKLAFEDMAVARENVLGTLGKGLRLALTVLDFGRTTFGACCTGASKSCLRLAIEHARTRRQFGRTLGAFELVRSKVARMAAWTYAMEAMTTVTAGLIDRGLDDYMLETAMLKVYSTEALWTIVNDAFQIHGGAAYFTDRPLERMFRDARINQIGEGANEVLTSFIAMVGLRGPGEHLRDVYEAVVKHRRLGLVPRFLGQQAAARFRSPAVPVRSSALRPHARELARLIRRFALAVQRAMMRHREEILERQLVHARIAWAAMELYAMACVLSRRDAELSGALPPDPEPALRGDAAALALQMSARRIREELRDLDHNDDPRFLAAARASIDKR; this is encoded by the coding sequence ATGAGCGCCCCGACGACCGAGTCCCGCGACGAACAGGCCCTCGAACGCGAGAAGCAGGTCAAGCAGGCCGAGGAGCTGCTTTTCGCCGGCCCCCAGCGGCTCGGCGTGGCGAAGGGGCTGTTCTGGGGCCGCTTCGTCGCCGACTGGGTCTTCCCCTACCCGACGCTCGGCGACGAGCGCCCGAAGGTCGAGGCCGCCCTGGCCGAATTGCGGGGCTTCTGCGACGCCCACCTCGACCCGGTGGCGATCGATCGCCAGGCCGACATCCCCCGAGCGGTCATCGATGGCCTCGGCCGGCTCGGCGTCCTCGGCATGACGGCGCCGGAGGCGATGGGGGGCCGCGGGTTCTCGCAGGGGGCCTACTGCAAGATCCTGGAGGAGCTGGGGTCGCGGTGCAGCTCGACCTCGATCTTCGTCAACGCGCACCACTCGATCGGCATGCGCGCCCTGCTCCTGTTCGGCACCGATGAGCAGAAGCGGCGATGGCTTCCGGGCCTGATCCGGGGCGAGGCGCTGGCCGCCTTCGCCCTGACCGAGCCCGAGGCCGGCTCCGACGCGGCCAACGTCCAGACGACCGCGACGCCGAGCGGCGACGGCTCGCATTACGTCCTCAACGGTCAGAAGCGCTACATCACCAACGGCGGGATCGCCGACGTGCTGACGGTGATGGCCCGCACGCCCGTGCCCGGCCGCGAGGGGACGGCCGTCACCGCCTTCCTCGTCACGCCCGACATTCCCGGCTTCCGCGTCGTCGAGGCGCGCGCCGCGAAGCTCGGCATCCGGGGCACCGCCACCGGCAAGCTCGCCTTCGAGGACATGGCCGTGGCGAGGGAGAATGTCCTCGGCACGCTCGGCAAGGGGCTTCGGCTGGCGCTCACGGTGCTCGACTTCGGCCGCACCACCTTCGGCGCCTGCTGCACCGGGGCCTCGAAGTCCTGCCTCCGCCTGGCGATCGAACACGCCCGCACCCGCCGCCAGTTCGGCCGCACGCTCGGCGCGTTCGAGCTGGTCCGCTCGAAGGTCGCCCGCATGGCCGCCTGGACCTATGCGATGGAGGCGATGACGACCGTCACCGCCGGCCTGATCGACCGCGGACTCGATGATTACATGCTCGAGACCGCCATGCTGAAGGTCTACAGCACCGAGGCCCTCTGGACGATCGTCAACGACGCCTTCCAGATCCACGGCGGCGCCGCCTACTTCACCGACCGGCCGCTGGAGCGCATGTTCCGCGACGCCCGGATCAACCAGATCGGCGAGGGGGCCAACGAGGTGCTCACCTCGTTCATCGCCATGGTCGGCCTGCGCGGTCCCGGAGAGCACCTCCGCGACGTCTACGAGGCGGTGGTCAAGCATCGTCGCCTCGGGCTTGTCCCCCGCTTCCTCGGCCAGCAGGCAGCGGCGCGCTTCCGCTCGCCCGCGGTCCCGGTGCGGTCGTCGGCGCTGAGGCCGCACGCCCGGGAGCTGGCTCGGCTGATCCGACGGTTCGCCCTCGCCGTGCAGAGGGCGATGATGCGGCACCGCGAGGAGATCCTCGAACGCCAGCTCGTCCACGCGCGGATCGCCTGGGCCGCGATGGAGCTATACGCGATGGCCTGCGTCCTCTCCCGTCGCGACGCCGAGCTGTCCGGCGCCCTGCCGCCCGACCCCGAGCCCGCCCTCCGCGGTGACGCTGCGGCGCTGGCGTTGCAGATGTCGGCCCGCCGCATCCGCGAGGAACTCCGCGACCTGGACCACAACGACGATCCCCGCTTCCTCGCCGCGGCGCGGGCTTCAATCGACAAACGCTGA
- a CDS encoding enoyl-CoA hydratase/isomerase family protein, producing MSEPVLLDDEVRPGVVALTLNRPGRRNALNMALMRELCGAIDRHSADPSARVLILRGNGPVFCAGLDLEEAANLNTAEEGAEWVRRLLDTLSGTPLVTICEAHGAAFAGGAGLLACCDFAVAAEGLRIGFPEVRRGLVPALVSMVLTHTLRDADLRELFLLAEPIDAHRALAMGLVHRVVAEDRVRDESARLAGLVLEGAPEAVRETKRLLGQVRAALGGVAEQVALEAHARARVSDEAREGLAAFLEKRKPRWT from the coding sequence ATGAGCGAGCCGGTCTTGCTCGACGACGAGGTGCGGCCGGGCGTCGTCGCCCTGACGCTGAACCGGCCGGGCCGCCGGAACGCGCTGAACATGGCGCTGATGCGGGAGCTGTGCGGGGCGATCGATCGGCATTCGGCCGACCCGTCCGCCCGCGTCCTGATCCTTCGAGGGAATGGCCCCGTGTTCTGCGCGGGGCTCGACCTGGAAGAAGCGGCCAACCTCAACACGGCCGAGGAGGGCGCCGAGTGGGTCCGACGGCTGCTCGACACGCTCTCCGGCACGCCGCTGGTGACGATCTGCGAGGCCCACGGCGCCGCCTTCGCCGGGGGCGCCGGGCTCCTTGCCTGCTGCGACTTCGCCGTCGCGGCCGAGGGGCTCCGGATCGGCTTCCCCGAGGTGCGTCGGGGGCTGGTCCCTGCCCTGGTGTCCATGGTCCTGACGCACACGCTGCGGGATGCCGACCTCCGCGAGCTGTTCCTGCTGGCCGAGCCGATCGACGCCCATCGGGCCCTGGCGATGGGCCTGGTTCACCGGGTCGTCGCCGAGGACCGCGTCCGGGACGAGTCGGCTCGGCTCGCCGGGCTCGTGCTCGAAGGCGCCCCGGAGGCGGTCCGGGAGACCAAGCGGCTGCTCGGCCAGGTCCGGGCCGCGTTGGGAGGCGTGGCCGAGCAGGTCGCCCTGGAGGCGCACGCGAGGGCCCGCGTCAGTGACGAGGCACGCGAGGGCCTGGCCGCATTCCTGGAGAAGCGGAAACCCCGATGGACCTGA